The following coding sequences are from one Streptomyces sp. NBC_01294 window:
- a CDS encoding polyamine ABC transporter substrate-binding protein, protein MPELAFSRRAALYGLGAAGLSAALAGCGVPAAYVPEARRGGPDLSERDRSVAFSNWPLYIDTDEEDEERRPTLDAFSERTGIEVRYSEEINDNDEFFGKVSPALMNRQETGHDLVVVSDWMAARFVHLGWAQKMDRSAQSNVARHLDPQLRSPAFDEGRLHTVPWQSGITGIAYNRRALGREIKSVKDLWQPDLAGRVTLFSGLDESFALLMQGDGVDVTRWTESDFHRMCDRVEHLVKKKHIRRFTGNDYTSDLSKGDVLACQAYSGDAIQLQADNPDIEFVVPEEGAELWAESLLVPNLARHKANAEALVDHYYDPEVAAELAASVNYVCPVPAAREVLAASDDKETAELAENPLIFPDDEMRGRLVVARDISSAERRTLAKRWNGIVGL, encoded by the coding sequence ATGCCTGAACTCGCCTTCTCCCGCCGTGCTGCGCTGTACGGCCTCGGTGCCGCGGGCCTGTCGGCCGCCCTCGCCGGCTGCGGCGTGCCCGCCGCGTACGTCCCCGAGGCGCGGCGAGGGGGCCCGGACCTCTCCGAGCGGGACCGCAGCGTCGCCTTCTCCAACTGGCCGCTGTACATCGACACCGACGAGGAGGACGAGGAGCGCCGCCCGACGCTGGACGCCTTCTCGGAGCGGACCGGCATCGAGGTGCGGTACAGCGAGGAGATCAACGACAACGACGAGTTCTTCGGCAAGGTCAGCCCGGCGCTGATGAACCGACAGGAGACCGGCCACGACCTGGTCGTGGTCAGCGACTGGATGGCCGCCCGCTTCGTACACCTGGGCTGGGCCCAGAAGATGGACCGGTCGGCCCAGTCCAACGTGGCCAGGCACCTCGACCCGCAGCTGCGTTCCCCCGCCTTCGACGAGGGCCGGCTGCACACCGTCCCCTGGCAGTCCGGGATCACCGGGATCGCCTACAACCGCAGGGCCCTGGGGCGGGAGATCAAGTCGGTCAAGGACCTGTGGCAGCCGGACCTGGCGGGCCGGGTCACGCTCTTCTCGGGCCTCGACGAGTCCTTCGCCCTGCTGATGCAGGGAGACGGCGTGGACGTCACCCGCTGGACCGAGTCCGACTTCCACCGGATGTGCGACCGGGTCGAGCACCTGGTGAAGAAGAAGCACATCCGCCGCTTCACCGGCAACGACTACACCTCCGACCTGAGCAAGGGTGACGTCCTCGCCTGCCAGGCCTACTCCGGCGATGCGATCCAGCTCCAGGCCGACAACCCGGACATCGAGTTCGTCGTCCCCGAGGAAGGTGCCGAGCTCTGGGCGGAGAGCCTGCTCGTCCCCAACCTCGCCCGGCACAAGGCCAATGCCGAGGCCCTCGTCGACCACTACTACGACCCGGAGGTGGCCGCGGAGCTCGCCGCCTCCGTCAACTACGTCTGCCCGGTCCCGGCCGCCCGCGAGGTGCTGGCCGCCTCCGACGACAAGGAGACCGCCGAACTGGCCGAGAACCCGCTGATCTTCCCGGACGACGAGATGCGGGGACGCCTCGTCGTGGCCCGGGACATCTCCTCGGCCGAGCGCCGGACCCTCGCCAAGCGCTGGAACGGGATCGTCGGGCTCTGA
- a CDS encoding ferredoxin produces MRLVVDLNRCQGYAQCAFLAPDVFAMHGDESLLYNPEAAAEQRENVERAVAACPVGAILLELTDEDMAEMAAPDAVAGAGSGGAR; encoded by the coding sequence ATGAGGCTTGTCGTCGACCTCAACCGCTGCCAGGGGTACGCCCAGTGCGCGTTCCTCGCTCCCGACGTCTTCGCCATGCACGGCGACGAGTCGCTGCTCTACAACCCGGAGGCCGCTGCCGAGCAGCGCGAGAACGTCGAGCGCGCCGTGGCCGCCTGTCCTGTGGGCGCGATCCTCCTGGAGCTCACGGACGAGGACATGGCGGAGATGGCGGCCCCGGATGCGGTGGCCGGCGCCGGTTCCGGGGGCGCGCGGTGA
- a CDS encoding Lrp/AsnC family transcriptional regulator — protein sequence MHSELVVSRSADSRNRQPSPSVDAVSLAIIEQLQEDGRRPYASIGKAVGLSEAAVRQRVQKLLDQGVMQIVAVTDPLTVGLRRQAMVGINVEGDLDPVADALTAMAECEYVVMTAGSFDLMVEIVCEDDDHLLETINKKIRTLPGVRSTESFVYLKLKKQTYMWGTR from the coding sequence GTGCACAGTGAGCTCGTGGTCAGTCGAAGCGCAGATTCCAGGAACAGACAACCGTCCCCTTCGGTCGATGCTGTGTCCCTGGCGATCATCGAGCAACTGCAGGAGGACGGTCGCCGTCCCTATGCATCGATCGGCAAGGCCGTCGGCCTGTCCGAAGCGGCCGTGCGACAGCGCGTCCAGAAGCTGCTCGACCAGGGCGTCATGCAGATCGTCGCCGTCACGGACCCGCTCACCGTGGGCCTGCGACGCCAGGCCATGGTCGGCATCAACGTCGAGGGAGACCTCGACCCGGTGGCCGATGCGCTGACCGCGATGGCCGAGTGCGAGTACGTCGTGATGACCGCCGGGTCGTTCGACCTGATGGTGGAAATCGTCTGCGAGGACGACGACCACCTGCTCGAAACGATCAACAAGAAGATCCGCACGCTCCCCGGCGTGCGATCAACCGAAAGCTTCGTTTACCTGAAGCTGAAGAAGCAGACCTACATGTGGGGAACCCGATAA
- a CDS encoding aspartate aminotransferase family protein yields MGNPITVSQDLSKTAYDHLWMHFTRMSSYENSPVPTIVRGEGTYIWDDKGKRYLDGLAGLFVVNAGHGRKELAEVAYKQAQQLAFFPIWSYAHPKAVELAERLAHYAPGDLNKVFFTTGGGEAVETAWKLAKQYFKLQGKHTKYKVISRAVAYHGTPQGALSITGLPALKAPFEPLVPGAHKVPNTNIYRAPIFGDDPEAYGRWCADQIEQEILFEGADTVAAVFLEPVQNAGGCFPPPPGYFQRVREICDEYDVLLVSDETICAFGRLGTMFACDKFDYVPDMITCAKGMTSGYSPIGACIISDRLAEPFYKGDNTFLHGYTFGGHPVSSAVALANLDIFDKEGLNQHVLNNEDAFRSTLEKLHDLPIVGDVRGNGYFYGIELVKDKVTKESFTDEETERVLYGFLSKALFENGLYCRADDRGDPVIQLAPPLIADQGTFDEIEGILRSVLTEAWTKL; encoded by the coding sequence GTGGGGAACCCGATAACCGTGAGCCAGGACCTCTCCAAGACCGCGTACGACCACCTGTGGATGCACTTCACCCGCATGTCGTCCTACGAGAACTCCCCCGTCCCCACCATCGTCCGGGGCGAGGGCACCTACATCTGGGACGACAAGGGCAAGCGCTACCTCGACGGTCTCGCCGGCCTGTTCGTGGTCAACGCCGGTCACGGCCGCAAGGAACTGGCCGAGGTCGCCTACAAGCAGGCGCAGCAACTCGCGTTCTTCCCCATCTGGTCGTACGCGCACCCCAAGGCCGTCGAACTCGCCGAGCGGCTCGCGCACTACGCACCGGGCGACCTGAACAAGGTCTTCTTCACCACCGGTGGCGGCGAGGCCGTCGAGACCGCCTGGAAGCTCGCCAAGCAGTACTTCAAGCTGCAGGGCAAGCACACCAAGTACAAGGTCATCTCGCGTGCGGTCGCCTATCACGGCACCCCGCAGGGCGCCCTGTCCATCACCGGTCTGCCGGCCCTCAAGGCCCCCTTCGAGCCGCTGGTCCCCGGCGCGCACAAGGTGCCGAACACGAACATCTACCGCGCCCCGATCTTCGGCGACGACCCCGAGGCCTACGGCCGCTGGTGCGCCGACCAGATCGAGCAGGAGATCCTCTTCGAGGGCGCCGACACCGTCGCCGCCGTCTTCCTGGAGCCGGTGCAGAACGCCGGCGGCTGCTTCCCGCCGCCGCCCGGGTACTTCCAGCGGGTCCGCGAGATCTGCGACGAGTACGACGTCCTGCTCGTCTCCGACGAGACGATCTGCGCGTTCGGCCGTCTGGGCACGATGTTCGCCTGCGACAAGTTCGACTACGTGCCGGACATGATCACCTGCGCCAAGGGCATGACCTCGGGCTACTCCCCGATCGGCGCGTGCATCATCTCCGACCGCCTGGCGGAGCCCTTCTACAAGGGCGACAACACCTTCCTGCACGGCTACACCTTCGGCGGCCACCCGGTCTCCTCGGCGGTCGCGCTGGCCAACCTCGACATCTTCGACAAGGAAGGCCTCAATCAGCACGTGCTGAACAATGAGGACGCCTTCCGCTCGACGCTGGAGAAGCTGCACGACCTGCCGATCGTCGGCGACGTCCGCGGCAACGGCTACTTCTACGGAATCGAGCTCGTCAAGGACAAGGTCACGAAGGAGTCCTTCACGGACGAGGAGACGGAGCGCGTGCTCTACGGCTTCCTCTCCAAGGCGCTCTTCGAGAACGGCCTGTACTGCCGGGCCGACGACCGCGGTGACCCGGTCATCCAGCTCGCGCCGCCGCTGATCGCGGACCAGGGCACCTTCGACGAGATCGAAGGCATCCTGCGCTCGGTGCTCACCGAGGCGTGGACGAAGCTGTAG
- a CDS encoding serine hydrolase domain-containing protein, with translation MNARTRTLIAAALVLGIASGPAVAAHAHGAHAAPVPAAAGITAPVVSTPPDAVALEKAIAGLGAQHKDATAALVRVGGSSGSWQGSSGVADIRTGRKAVEQGRFRAGSVTKAFTSAVVLQLAAEGRVDLDRPVRQYLPGTVPDAYGTVTVRQLLNHTSGMPAADGPGEAFEAQWDHRFDVTDVREQIANALAKKPEFAPGTAQHYLNINYTVLGVLIEKLTGTTYEDAVGRRILKPLGLRHTSFPGRTQTKIHGPHNRGYQAVPRADGSTELRDVTEWNSSDRWAAGDIISTTADLERFTIALFSGRIVPEAQLEEMFTVPEVKDFTSGKSAALTAGLSKLVLPDGTVAWGKSGGRHGYNTAIGGTRDLSRTLVYSVNSTDAKGQDMNKVALGIVMAAFAE, from the coding sequence ATGAACGCACGTACACGCACGCTGATCGCCGCCGCTCTGGTGCTCGGAATCGCGTCCGGGCCGGCGGTCGCCGCGCACGCTCACGGCGCACACGCCGCGCCGGTGCCCGCTGCGGCCGGGATCACCGCTCCCGTCGTCTCCACACCACCCGACGCGGTGGCGCTGGAGAAGGCGATCGCCGGACTGGGCGCGCAGCACAAGGACGCGACGGCCGCGCTGGTGCGCGTGGGCGGTTCCAGCGGCAGCTGGCAGGGCAGCTCGGGAGTCGCCGACATCCGTACCGGTCGCAAGGCCGTCGAGCAGGGCCGGTTCCGGGCCGGGTCGGTGACCAAGGCGTTCACCTCGGCCGTGGTGCTCCAACTGGCGGCCGAGGGCCGGGTGGATCTGGACAGGCCGGTGCGGCAGTACCTGCCCGGGACCGTCCCCGACGCGTACGGCACGGTCACCGTCCGGCAGTTGCTCAACCACACCAGCGGCATGCCGGCGGCCGACGGGCCGGGGGAGGCCTTCGAGGCGCAGTGGGATCACCGCTTCGACGTGACCGATGTGCGCGAGCAGATCGCCAACGCCCTCGCGAAGAAGCCGGAGTTCGCACCCGGCACGGCCCAGCACTACCTGAACATCAACTACACGGTGCTGGGTGTGCTGATCGAGAAGCTGACGGGCACGACCTACGAGGACGCGGTCGGCCGCCGGATCCTGAAGCCGCTGGGCCTGCGCCACACGTCCTTCCCCGGCCGGACCCAGACGAAGATCCACGGGCCGCACAACCGCGGCTACCAGGCGGTGCCGCGGGCGGACGGCTCGACCGAGCTGCGCGATGTCACCGAGTGGAACTCCTCGGACCGCTGGGCGGCGGGCGACATCATCTCGACCACGGCGGATCTGGAGCGGTTCACCATAGCCCTGTTCAGCGGCCGGATCGTGCCGGAGGCGCAGCTGGAGGAGATGTTCACGGTGCCCGAGGTGAAGGACTTCACAAGCGGCAAGTCCGCCGCTCTGACGGCGGGGCTGTCGAAGCTCGTCCTGCCCGACGGCACCGTGGCCTGGGGCAAGAGCGGTGGCCGCCACGGCTACAACACCGCGATCGGCGGGACCCGCGACCTGTCCCGGACCCTCGTGTACTCGGTGAACTCCACCGACGCCAAGGGCCAGGACATGAACAAGGTGGCTCTGGGCATCGTGATGGCGGCGTTCGCCGAGTAG
- a CDS encoding NAD(P)/FAD-dependent oxidoreductase, producing the protein MTGEGRSDGALERLKREGRIVVVGASLAGLRAAETMREKGFAGSLTMIGDEPYEPYDRPPLSKQVLLGNAVADHTALPRRRAIDADWRLGVPATGLDMSARRVRLGNGDEVEYDRLLIATGVRARPWPNAEEGALKGVFVLRTRDDGEGLQQALAAGPRRVLVIGAGFTGSEIASACRERGLDVTVAERGAAPLVGALGGVIGEVAAEMHREHGVDLRTGVMVTGLEGDPSGRVRAAHFSDGSTVEADVVVVGLGAQRNTEWLAGSGLGAGPRGIACDAGCRAFDIRGIVTDDIYVAGDVARSPHALFGYQFLSLEHWGNAVAQADTAAHNMLSESADRRPHLWVPAFWSSQFGVNIKSVGVPPMGTEILVTQGSLGERRFAAVYGYQGRVIAAVTFDNCRWLPFYEHQIETTAPFPPPFATVDRRPEGHKPLPADFPDPSVPTHGPTITLSGYSPADRKMTFTPGRP; encoded by the coding sequence GTGACCGGTGAAGGAAGGTCGGACGGGGCTCTGGAGCGCCTCAAGCGCGAGGGCCGGATCGTCGTCGTCGGCGCTTCGCTGGCCGGTCTGCGGGCCGCCGAGACCATGCGCGAGAAGGGCTTCGCCGGTTCGCTCACGATGATCGGCGACGAACCGTACGAGCCCTACGACCGGCCCCCGCTGTCCAAGCAGGTGCTGCTGGGCAATGCCGTCGCGGACCACACGGCGCTGCCCCGCCGCCGGGCGATCGACGCCGACTGGCGCCTCGGGGTCCCCGCCACGGGCCTGGACATGTCCGCCCGCCGGGTCCGGCTCGGCAACGGCGACGAGGTCGAGTACGACCGGCTGCTGATCGCCACCGGCGTCCGGGCGCGGCCCTGGCCCAACGCGGAGGAGGGCGCCCTCAAGGGAGTCTTCGTCCTGCGCACCCGCGACGACGGCGAAGGACTGCAACAGGCCCTCGCCGCCGGCCCCCGCCGGGTGCTCGTCATCGGAGCCGGGTTCACCGGGTCCGAGATCGCCTCCGCCTGCCGGGAACGCGGCCTGGACGTCACGGTCGCCGAACGGGGCGCGGCGCCGCTGGTCGGCGCGCTCGGCGGGGTCATCGGCGAGGTCGCCGCCGAGATGCACCGCGAGCACGGGGTCGACCTGCGCACCGGGGTGATGGTGACCGGGCTGGAGGGCGACCCCTCGGGGCGGGTCCGCGCCGCCCACTTCTCCGACGGGTCCACCGTCGAGGCCGATGTGGTGGTCGTCGGGCTCGGCGCCCAGCGCAACACCGAGTGGCTCGCCGGATCCGGACTGGGCGCGGGACCCCGCGGCATCGCGTGCGACGCGGGCTGCCGGGCCTTCGACATCCGCGGCATCGTCACCGACGACATCTACGTGGCGGGTGACGTGGCCCGTTCCCCGCACGCGCTGTTCGGCTACCAGTTCCTGTCCCTGGAGCACTGGGGCAATGCCGTCGCACAGGCCGACACCGCCGCGCACAACATGCTCAGCGAGAGCGCCGACCGCCGCCCGCACCTGTGGGTGCCCGCCTTCTGGTCCTCCCAGTTCGGTGTGAACATCAAGTCGGTCGGGGTGCCGCCGATGGGGACCGAGATCCTGGTCACGCAGGGCTCGCTCGGCGAGCGCCGGTTCGCGGCCGTGTACGGGTACCAGGGGCGCGTCATCGCCGCCGTCACCTTCGACAACTGCCGTTGGCTCCCGTTCTACGAGCACCAGATCGAGACCACCGCGCCGTTCCCGCCGCCGTTCGCCACGGTGGACCGCAGGCCGGAGGGGCACAAGCCGCTGCCGGCGGACTTCCCCGACCCCTCGGTGCCGACGCACGGGCCGACGATCACGCTCAGCGGCTACTCGCCGGCCGACCGGAAGATGACCTTCACCCCCGGGCGCCCCTGA
- a CDS encoding ABC transporter ATP-binding protein gives MVAPPDTAPPDNDVLWARSLHYSHRGSPRTKSGGGSPALVGVSVGVRQGEILALTGPRGSGKTTLLRCLSGQLRPEQGEVWFNSVPVHTMGTLARERLRRDRFGWIGPDPQLLPELKAWENAALPLLLSGASHRSAKHAACEWLDRLDIGGLARKRPAALSRGESQRVALARALVNEPAVIFADEPTAPLHRADRALLLRTLTTAARSHEITVLLATHEEATAAVADRRLALLDGRRAGAAAAASPVSDTTEDQAACSLSA, from the coding sequence ATGGTGGCTCCACCCGACACTGCCCCGCCTGACAATGACGTCCTGTGGGCACGGTCCCTTCACTACTCCCACAGGGGGTCCCCCCGGACGAAGTCTGGGGGAGGTTCCCCGGCCCTCGTCGGGGTCTCCGTAGGAGTCCGCCAGGGCGAGATCCTGGCCCTGACCGGTCCCCGCGGCAGCGGCAAGACCACTCTGCTCCGCTGTCTGTCCGGTCAGCTGCGGCCCGAGCAGGGCGAGGTCTGGTTCAACAGCGTCCCCGTGCACACCATGGGCACCCTGGCCCGCGAACGGCTGCGCCGCGACCGGTTCGGCTGGATCGGCCCAGACCCGCAGCTGCTGCCCGAGCTGAAGGCCTGGGAGAACGCGGCCCTGCCGCTGCTGCTCTCCGGTGCCTCCCACCGCAGCGCCAAGCACGCCGCCTGCGAATGGCTGGACCGCCTCGACATCGGCGGCCTCGCCCGCAAGCGCCCCGCCGCCCTGAGCCGCGGCGAGTCCCAGCGGGTCGCCCTGGCCCGGGCCCTGGTCAACGAGCCCGCGGTGATCTTCGCCGACGAGCCCACGGCCCCGCTGCACCGGGCCGACCGGGCCCTGCTGCTGCGGACGCTGACCACCGCCGCCCGCTCCCACGAGATCACCGTGCTGCTGGCCACCCACGAAGAGGCCACCGCGGCCGTCGCGGACCGCCGGCTGGCCCTGCTCGACGGCCGCCGCGCGGGGGCCGCGGCCGCCGCCTCCCCCGTCTCCGACACCACGGAGGACCAGGCCGCGTGCTCGCTCTCCGCCTAG
- a CDS encoding LOG family protein: MVNPDIEIETLAEFDQVVARGSLSGYRIQSVNLLERTFALLAADTSAAVFLGCAMEPDASVKVRADGALVFPPVPDLPFNPYRGLLYTPEELFAGLPDGYEVTPDAESYAWFQETKADGDVFSSMLRSIHDDTISDALDEHLAGARVVGVMGGHAMSRGGTDYRGAAELGRALTRSGLTVATGGGPGAMEAANLGAYLAPAPDEALVEALELLVKAPSFTPSVSDWARAAFAVRERWPGAGDSVGIPTWFYGHEPPNAFAGHIAKYFANATREDGLLARSNAGVVFLPGAAGTVQEIFDCATPNYYGSRGEPAPMVLVGRTHWTEHLPAWPLLQALARGRAMESRIALVDSVDEVPGVLASMS, from the coding sequence ATGGTCAACCCAGACATCGAGATCGAGACGCTCGCCGAATTCGACCAGGTCGTGGCACGCGGCTCGCTCAGCGGCTACCGGATCCAGTCGGTCAACCTGCTGGAGCGGACCTTCGCCCTGCTGGCCGCCGACACCTCGGCGGCCGTGTTCCTGGGCTGCGCGATGGAGCCCGACGCCTCGGTGAAGGTCCGCGCCGACGGCGCGCTGGTCTTCCCGCCCGTCCCCGACCTGCCGTTCAACCCGTACCGGGGCCTGCTCTACACGCCCGAGGAGCTCTTCGCCGGGCTGCCCGACGGGTACGAGGTCACCCCCGACGCCGAGTCGTACGCCTGGTTCCAGGAGACCAAGGCCGACGGCGACGTCTTCTCCTCCATGCTCCGCTCCATCCACGACGACACGATCTCCGACGCCCTCGACGAGCACCTCGCCGGTGCCCGGGTCGTGGGCGTGATGGGCGGCCACGCCATGTCCCGCGGCGGTACGGACTACCGCGGCGCGGCGGAGCTGGGCCGGGCGCTGACCCGGTCCGGGCTGACCGTGGCCACCGGCGGCGGTCCCGGCGCGATGGAGGCCGCCAACCTCGGCGCCTACCTGGCCCCGGCCCCGGACGAGGCCCTCGTGGAAGCGCTGGAGCTGCTGGTCAAGGCCCCCTCCTTCACGCCCTCGGTGTCCGACTGGGCGCGCGCGGCCTTCGCCGTACGCGAGCGCTGGCCCGGCGCCGGAGACTCGGTGGGCATCCCCACCTGGTTCTACGGGCACGAGCCGCCGAACGCCTTCGCCGGCCACATCGCGAAGTACTTCGCGAACGCCACCCGGGAGGACGGGCTGCTGGCCCGGTCCAACGCGGGCGTGGTCTTCCTGCCCGGCGCGGCGGGCACGGTCCAGGAGATCTTCGACTGCGCCACGCCGAACTACTACGGGTCGCGGGGCGAGCCGGCTCCGATGGTCCTGGTCGGCCGCACGCACTGGACCGAGCACCTCCCGGCGTGGCCCCTGCTCCAGGCACTGGCCCGCGGCCGTGCGATGGAGTCCCGGATCGCGCTCGTCGACTCCGTGGACGAGGTCCCCGGAGTCCTCGCGTCAATGAGCTGA
- a CDS encoding response regulator transcription factor, whose translation MTIRVVVADDQELVRSGFAMILDVQEDIEVVAEVGDGAAAVEAVARLAPDVALLDIRMPVMDGIEACRTISARSACRTVMLTTFDADEYVYEALHAGASGFLLKDVRRDDLVHAVRVVAAGESLLAPSVARRLIEEYTATTARPSLPADRLEVLTARERETLVHLGRGLSNAEIAAALVVSEHTVKSHVGNVLAKLGLRDRIQAVICAYETGLIAAGTPSGE comes from the coding sequence TTGACGATCCGTGTGGTGGTCGCCGACGACCAGGAGCTGGTGCGCAGCGGGTTCGCGATGATCCTGGACGTCCAGGAGGACATCGAGGTCGTGGCGGAGGTGGGGGACGGCGCGGCGGCGGTCGAGGCGGTGGCCCGGCTCGCGCCGGACGTGGCGCTGCTGGACATCCGGATGCCGGTGATGGACGGGATCGAGGCGTGCCGGACGATCTCGGCCCGGAGCGCGTGCCGGACGGTGATGCTGACGACCTTCGACGCGGACGAGTACGTGTACGAGGCGCTGCACGCGGGGGCGAGCGGGTTCCTGCTGAAGGACGTACGGCGGGACGATCTGGTGCACGCGGTACGGGTGGTGGCGGCGGGCGAGTCCCTGCTGGCGCCCTCGGTGGCGCGGCGGCTGATCGAGGAGTACACGGCGACGACGGCGCGGCCCTCCCTCCCGGCGGACCGGCTGGAGGTGCTGACGGCGCGCGAGCGGGAGACGCTGGTGCATCTGGGGCGGGGGCTGTCGAACGCGGAGATCGCGGCGGCGCTGGTGGTGAGCGAGCACACGGTGAAGTCGCACGTGGGCAATGTGCTGGCGAAGCTGGGGCTGCGGGACCGGATCCAGGCGGTGATCTGCGCATACGAGACCGGCCTGATCGCGGCGGGTACTCCCTCTGGGGAGTGA
- a CDS encoding gamma-aminobutyraldehyde dehydrogenase: MTTELRRLRNYIGGEFKDAADGRTTEVVNPATGEVYATAPLSGQADVDAAMAAAAAAFPGWRDTTPSERQKALLKIADAFEARADELVAAESENTGKPLGLTASEELPPMVDQIRFFAGAARLLEGRSAGEYMNGMTSIIRREPVGVCAQVAPWNYPMMMAVWKFAPAIAAGNTVVLKPSDTTPASTVLMAEIIDSVLPKGVFNVICGDRETGKAMVEHSTPAMASITGSVRAGMQVAESASKDVKRVHLELGGKAPVVVFEDADIAKAVEDIAVAGYFNAGQDCTAATRVLVHESIHDEFVSALAKAAADTRTGQPDDEDVLYGPLNNPNQLKQVAGFIERLPAHAKVEAGGHQVGEKGYFYAPTVVSGLKQDDEIIQNEVFGPVITVQSFTDEAQALQYANGVEFALASSVWTKDHGRAMRMSKNLDFGCVWINTHIPLVAEMPHGGFKKSGYGKDLSAYGFEDYTRIKHVMTSLDG; encoded by the coding sequence GTGACCACCGAACTGCGTCGTCTGCGCAACTACATCGGCGGGGAGTTCAAGGACGCCGCCGACGGGCGGACCACCGAGGTGGTCAACCCGGCCACCGGCGAGGTGTACGCCACCGCCCCGCTCTCGGGCCAGGCCGATGTCGACGCCGCCATGGCCGCCGCCGCGGCCGCCTTCCCGGGCTGGCGCGACACCACCCCCTCGGAGCGTCAGAAGGCGCTGCTCAAGATCGCGGACGCCTTCGAGGCGCGCGCGGACGAGCTCGTCGCCGCCGAGTCGGAGAACACCGGCAAGCCGCTGGGCCTCACGGCCAGCGAGGAGCTGCCGCCGATGGTGGACCAGATCCGCTTCTTCGCGGGCGCCGCCCGCCTGCTCGAGGGCCGCTCGGCCGGCGAGTACATGAACGGGATGACCTCGATCATCCGCCGCGAGCCGGTCGGCGTCTGCGCCCAGGTCGCGCCGTGGAACTACCCGATGATGATGGCCGTGTGGAAGTTCGCCCCGGCCATCGCCGCGGGCAACACCGTCGTGCTCAAGCCCTCGGACACCACCCCGGCCTCGACGGTCCTGATGGCGGAGATCATCGACTCGGTCCTGCCCAAGGGCGTCTTCAACGTCATCTGCGGCGACCGCGAGACCGGCAAGGCCATGGTCGAGCACTCCACCCCGGCGATGGCCTCCATCACCGGCTCGGTGCGCGCGGGCATGCAGGTCGCCGAGAGCGCCTCCAAGGACGTCAAGCGCGTCCACCTGGAGCTCGGCGGCAAGGCCCCGGTCGTGGTCTTCGAGGACGCCGACATCGCCAAGGCCGTCGAGGACATCGCGGTCGCCGGCTACTTCAACGCAGGTCAGGACTGTACGGCCGCCACCCGCGTGCTCGTCCACGAGTCGATCCACGACGAGTTCGTCTCCGCGCTCGCCAAGGCCGCCGCCGACACCAGGACCGGCCAGCCGGACGACGAGGACGTGCTGTACGGCCCGCTGAACAACCCGAACCAGCTCAAGCAGGTCGCGGGCTTCATCGAGCGCCTGCCCGCCCACGCCAAGGTCGAGGCGGGCGGCCACCAGGTCGGCGAGAAGGGCTACTTCTACGCCCCGACCGTGGTCTCCGGCCTCAAGCAGGACGACGAGATCATCCAGAACGAGGTCTTCGGCCCCGTCATCACCGTCCAGTCCTTCACGGACGAGGCCCAGGCCCTGCAGTACGCGAACGGCGTCGAGTTCGCCCTCGCCTCCTCCGTGTGGACCAAGGATCACGGCCGCGCGATGCGGATGTCCAAGAACCTCGACTTCGGCTGCGTGTGGATCAACACCCACATCCCGCTCGTCGCCGAGATGCCGCACGGAGGCTTCAAGAAGTCCGGCTACGGCAAGGACCTCTCCGCCTACGGCTTCGAGGACTACACGCGCATCAAGCACGTGATGACCTCGCTCGACGGCTGA